A genomic region of Polyangiaceae bacterium contains the following coding sequences:
- a CDS encoding DUF2169 domain-containing protein → MILLDNRTPLDVTTFAAKDFEDAPFHTVVAKGVFRIERDKPLVIDETQKESLLEEDDLVPFKLGTDVLLRATSFAPNGKASSWCAGLAVGALKKYVTVTGPRAWMHAPLLGWSLTPAVPVNRVPLRYEFAYGGADYAPNPLGIGYVDPRKLDSGMIIPAPQILTGGARPLLFGKDCPVESFLPVPRLAPGDAGIRGMSCGAAVARDGRLSARQ, encoded by the coding sequence ATGATTCTCCTGGACAATCGCACGCCTCTCGACGTGACCACCTTCGCCGCGAAAGACTTCGAGGACGCACCGTTTCACACGGTCGTCGCAAAGGGAGTTTTTCGCATCGAGCGGGACAAGCCACTCGTGATTGATGAAACGCAAAAGGAGTCGCTGCTCGAAGAAGATGACCTCGTGCCCTTCAAATTGGGCACCGATGTGCTCCTACGTGCAACATCGTTTGCACCGAATGGAAAGGCGTCATCATGGTGCGCAGGTTTGGCTGTCGGTGCATTGAAGAAGTACGTGACGGTGACGGGACCGCGGGCATGGATGCACGCGCCGCTTTTGGGGTGGTCGCTGACGCCGGCGGTGCCGGTAAATCGAGTGCCTTTGCGATATGAATTCGCTTATGGCGGGGCTGATTATGCGCCGAACCCACTGGGCATTGGATACGTCGACCCACGAAAACTCGATTCGGGCATGATCATTCCAGCGCCGCAAATTCTGACGGGCGGCGCAAGGCCATTGCTTTTTGGCAAGGACTGCCCCGTGGAATCCTTTTTGCCAGTGCCGCGATTGGCCCCCGGCGACGCCGGGATTCGAGGCATGTCATGTGGCGCCGCCGTCGCTCGTGACGGAAGGCTATCTGCGCGGCAATGA
- a CDS encoding fumarate hydratase: MSDFQYQDMLPLGKDETSYRLLTKDHVSTFEAAGRTFLKVEPEGLTLLTREAMRDIAHLLRPSHLAQLSNILQDPEASANDRFVALELLRNASIAAGFVLPSCQDTGTAIVMGKKGQYVLTEGNDEAAISRGVFDAYRTLNLRYSQLAPLDMYREVNTKTNLPVQIDLFATEGSAYKFLFMAKGGGSANKSYLYQETKALLNPESLLSFVEQKIRSLGTAACPPYHLAVVVGGTSAEYTLKVAKLASARYLDTLPPDGNELGRGYRDRELEQKILEVAQRTGIGAQFGGKYFCHDVRVIRLPRHGASCPVGIAVSCSADRQALAKITSEGIFLEELERDPAKYLPETTAEELGGDVVSVDLNQPMSEIRAKLSQYPIKTRLSLTGPMVVARDIAHAKIKERLDRGEGMPEYMKQYMVYYAGPAKTPQGYASGSFGPTTAGRMDAYVDLFQANGGSQVMLAKGNRSRAVTEACKKHGGFYLGSIGGPAARLAKDCIRKVEVLEYPELGMEAVWKIEVVDFPAFIVVDDKGNDFFAGIEGKTAKKLDVVG, from the coding sequence ATGAGCGACTTTCAGTACCAAGACATGTTGCCGCTCGGCAAAGACGAGACCTCGTACAGGCTCTTGACGAAAGACCACGTTTCAACGTTCGAGGCGGCAGGGCGCACGTTCTTGAAGGTGGAGCCGGAAGGGCTCACGCTCCTCACGCGTGAGGCGATGCGAGACATCGCGCACCTTTTGCGGCCGAGCCATCTCGCGCAACTGTCGAACATTCTCCAGGATCCCGAAGCAAGCGCCAACGACAGGTTCGTGGCACTGGAGCTTCTGCGGAACGCGAGCATTGCGGCTGGGTTCGTCCTGCCGTCTTGCCAAGACACCGGCACGGCCATCGTCATGGGCAAGAAAGGGCAATACGTGCTCACGGAAGGCAACGATGAGGCGGCGATTTCGCGCGGCGTATTCGACGCCTATCGCACGCTGAACCTTCGTTATTCACAACTCGCGCCGCTCGACATGTACCGCGAAGTAAATACCAAGACAAACCTTCCGGTGCAAATCGATCTCTTCGCGACGGAGGGATCGGCCTACAAATTCTTGTTCATGGCCAAAGGCGGCGGATCGGCCAACAAGAGTTATCTTTATCAAGAAACGAAGGCGCTTTTGAATCCAGAGAGCCTTCTTTCTTTCGTCGAGCAAAAAATCAGGTCACTCGGGACGGCCGCGTGCCCGCCCTATCACCTTGCAGTGGTCGTTGGCGGCACGAGCGCCGAATACACGCTGAAGGTGGCAAAGCTCGCGTCGGCGCGTTATCTGGACACGCTCCCGCCCGATGGAAACGAGCTTGGTCGAGGTTACCGCGATCGGGAGCTCGAGCAGAAAATTCTGGAAGTCGCACAACGCACCGGCATTGGTGCTCAGTTTGGTGGGAAATACTTTTGTCACGATGTACGCGTCATACGGCTTCCGCGCCATGGCGCTTCGTGTCCCGTTGGCATTGCAGTGTCCTGCTCGGCCGATCGCCAAGCGCTCGCCAAAATCACGTCCGAAGGCATTTTCCTGGAGGAGCTGGAGCGCGATCCGGCGAAGTATCTGCCCGAAACGACGGCCGAAGAGCTTGGAGGGGACGTCGTATCGGTCGACTTGAATCAGCCGATGAGCGAAATTCGGGCGAAGCTTTCGCAATATCCGATCAAGACGCGTTTGTCGCTCACGGGGCCGATGGTCGTGGCGCGCGACATTGCACATGCGAAAATCAAAGAGCGGCTCGATCGAGGCGAAGGCATGCCCGAATACATGAAGCAATACATGGTGTATTATGCGGGGCCGGCGAAAACGCCGCAAGGGTACGCTTCGGGATCGTTTGGCCCGACAACCGCGGGACGCATGGACGCGTACGTGGACTTGTTCCAGGCGAACGGCGGATCGCAGGTCATGCTGGCGAAAGGCAATCGTTCTCGCGCGGTCACGGAAGCTTGCAAGAAGCACGGCGGGTTTTACTTGGGATCGATCGGCGGGCCTGCGGCGCGGCTGGCCAAGGACTGCATTCGCAAAGTCGAAGTGCTCGAATACCCAGAGCTCGGCATGGAAGCCGTTTGGAAAATCGAAGTGGTCGACTTTCCGGCGTTCATCGTCGTCGACGACAAGGGCAATGACTTTTTCGCGGGTATCGAAGGAAAAACCGCGAAAAAGTTGGATGTCGTGGGCTGA
- a CDS encoding DUF4351 domain-containing protein codes for MLLRQLRRKFGELPEAVLARVEAADADTLDRFADKVLVARTAEEVIADEP; via the coding sequence ATGCTGCTGCGGCAACTCCGGCGAAAGTTTGGTGAGCTGCCGGAAGCTGTGCTCGCGCGCGTGGAGGCTGCGGATGCCGATACGCTCGACCGGTTCGCCGACAAGGTGCTCGTTGCACGCACGGCCGAAGAAGTCATCGCCGACGAGCCGTGA
- a CDS encoding patatin-like phospholipase family protein has protein sequence MSAQLPLHEWMGMPTYLLDEHVDLIADEDEPPWRPHYRDAELNHFYQNDLHITGATLQLHPLLDSAAVNAILEFLGGIEEVGPLFELNKRTPEARVHLVIAGRLRLVAYPDGGKPVEIGQCRPGQWIGMPSALREFDERTEIALWSRPSKVVIKAIPHGKVSTQSVLVTDLVAAMRRHGTLLRFVRQHVSIRFARRNEILARMRESAILRLLPPADQEYLMQLGVLRRTPKQYEPGTPSVRYLSAGKPSGRVALVLAGKCTAFLPGENSSVERFVGKFGIADLIGHEAIVMPDEVSGDDEFEIHEAPRATNVCVGFGAELLEFFWYAFRWTLDDRMSTWKRIVTKMMTTRHGSPVPEIVSVQASRPHLGTSALAQGLAVSLASLVQGKVCIVDLQGAHRFENYFRPRGFGARPVMEPLQAATRAKRSGGRDKVDVHFFQLVPPESGTSGYHWPPSVEMVWPKDTKSAGDTENLVELLLNRDELRYVIVCMRQDAENADAAARDLAVLLNSRSATVLYVTDETEDGYRFSDVEPPRLVWVERMTPEYMKRERVRMQQAMNQARYGEYLPLLPPALRDQVTRAMGGLPDAKANTDFEHRRQIVRVRDDVQGAKLLDTEGPHALVGPGSPDLPLKRALARLARVVTRRTVGLALGGGGAWGYCHLALIQNLEEQGVPIDYITGASFGSIVGGLYAAGGRAALERLIEENSLDAQNPLSPLIAPLTSPLMRTVMFAAFSAATIEWFVDAQLRRMGLNHGDPIGLGTTEIPFYPVSSNLTTYRERTEEHSTVGHGVRLSGTMPPVAPAFRLNGELIVDGAFVANVPSRYLREIGADFVIASNAVPPPPAESPEGGTVGRMVKFVMTRFNDALRANQLLTWKAGEDQANLHADYRCDMRPTSANVFDMWKGRAIMEQIRRDHFSGAKATSIRDAWKKFCDDPFSRRTHAEEPNAGDGSIREVRMGRRT, from the coding sequence ATGTCCGCTCAATTGCCGCTGCACGAATGGATGGGAATGCCCACGTACCTGCTCGACGAGCACGTGGATCTCATTGCCGACGAAGACGAACCGCCCTGGCGACCTCATTATCGAGATGCTGAGCTGAATCATTTTTACCAAAACGATCTGCATATTACAGGCGCCACCCTTCAACTGCATCCACTGCTCGATTCAGCCGCTGTAAACGCGATTCTCGAGTTCCTGGGCGGCATCGAGGAAGTCGGGCCCCTATTCGAGCTGAACAAGCGTACGCCCGAAGCGCGCGTGCACCTCGTCATTGCGGGACGCCTGCGACTCGTCGCGTATCCGGATGGCGGTAAGCCCGTCGAAATAGGCCAATGTCGCCCGGGGCAATGGATTGGTATGCCGAGCGCGCTGCGTGAATTCGACGAACGCACCGAAATAGCGCTTTGGTCGAGACCGTCGAAGGTGGTCATCAAAGCGATACCGCATGGCAAAGTCAGCACGCAATCGGTGCTCGTCACGGACTTGGTCGCAGCCATGCGCCGGCACGGGACGCTTTTGCGCTTCGTCCGGCAGCACGTGTCCATTCGGTTTGCCAGGCGAAACGAAATTCTGGCTCGAATGCGAGAAAGCGCGATTCTGCGCCTCTTGCCACCGGCCGACCAGGAATACTTGATGCAGCTCGGGGTCCTACGGCGCACTCCGAAGCAATACGAGCCCGGTACGCCGAGCGTGCGCTACTTATCCGCAGGCAAACCATCCGGACGCGTCGCGCTGGTGCTCGCGGGCAAGTGCACTGCATTCTTACCGGGCGAGAACAGCAGCGTCGAGCGATTCGTGGGTAAATTCGGAATCGCCGATTTGATTGGACACGAAGCCATCGTGATGCCCGACGAAGTCAGCGGCGACGATGAGTTCGAGATTCACGAAGCTCCCCGCGCAACGAACGTGTGTGTAGGCTTCGGCGCCGAGCTGCTCGAGTTTTTCTGGTACGCATTTCGCTGGACGCTCGACGATCGAATGTCCACATGGAAGCGGATCGTTACGAAAATGATGACGACGCGCCATGGATCGCCGGTGCCGGAAATCGTATCGGTCCAGGCATCGAGGCCTCATTTGGGCACTTCAGCATTGGCCCAGGGGCTCGCGGTGTCCCTTGCGAGCTTGGTTCAAGGCAAGGTATGCATCGTGGATCTTCAAGGTGCCCATCGATTCGAGAATTATTTTCGACCGCGCGGGTTCGGCGCCCGCCCCGTCATGGAGCCGCTCCAAGCAGCGACGCGAGCCAAACGTTCTGGTGGGCGTGACAAGGTCGATGTTCATTTTTTTCAGCTCGTGCCCCCGGAGAGTGGCACAAGCGGATATCATTGGCCGCCAAGCGTGGAAATGGTTTGGCCCAAAGACACGAAGTCCGCGGGAGATACGGAAAACCTCGTCGAGCTTTTGCTCAATCGCGACGAGCTCCGTTATGTCATCGTGTGCATGCGCCAAGATGCGGAAAATGCAGATGCTGCTGCACGTGATCTCGCCGTGCTCCTCAATTCACGAAGCGCCACGGTGCTCTATGTGACCGACGAGACGGAGGATGGATATCGATTCAGCGATGTCGAGCCCCCGCGCCTCGTATGGGTCGAACGCATGACGCCCGAGTACATGAAGCGCGAGCGCGTTCGCATGCAGCAAGCGATGAATCAGGCTCGATATGGCGAATACCTGCCGCTATTGCCGCCTGCATTGCGTGACCAGGTGACTCGTGCAATGGGTGGCCTGCCGGATGCGAAAGCCAATACGGATTTCGAGCATCGGCGGCAAATCGTGCGCGTTCGGGACGACGTGCAAGGCGCAAAGCTTTTGGACACCGAGGGTCCGCATGCGCTCGTGGGGCCAGGATCCCCGGATTTGCCATTGAAACGAGCTCTCGCACGGCTCGCTCGAGTGGTCACGCGACGCACTGTGGGCCTGGCGCTCGGTGGTGGTGGCGCGTGGGGCTATTGTCACCTCGCGCTGATTCAGAACCTCGAGGAACAGGGCGTTCCCATTGATTACATCACGGGCGCTTCATTCGGCTCCATCGTGGGTGGGCTTTACGCGGCCGGGGGCAGAGCGGCGCTCGAACGCCTCATCGAAGAGAATTCGCTCGATGCGCAGAACCCGCTGTCTCCATTGATCGCGCCGCTCACGAGCCCGCTGATGCGCACGGTGATGTTTGCGGCGTTTTCCGCGGCGACGATCGAATGGTTCGTCGATGCGCAGCTCCGGCGCATGGGCCTCAATCACGGCGATCCCATTGGCCTCGGCACGACGGAGATTCCGTTTTATCCGGTGAGCAGCAACCTGACCACGTATCGCGAGCGCACGGAAGAGCATTCGACGGTGGGGCATGGCGTGCGTTTGAGCGGCACGATGCCTCCTGTCGCGCCCGCATTCCGGCTGAACGGCGAGCTCATCGTGGACGGTGCATTCGTAGCCAACGTGCCGAGCCGTTATTTGCGTGAAATCGGTGCCGATTTCGTCATTGCGTCGAATGCGGTCCCGCCGCCGCCGGCGGAATCACCCGAAGGCGGAACGGTCGGTCGCATGGTCAAATTCGTGATGACGCGTTTCAACGACGCTTTGAGAGCAAACCAGTTGCTCACGTGGAAAGCGGGCGAGGATCAAGCAAACCTGCATGCCGACTATCGCTGTGACATGCGGCCGACGAGCGCCAACGTATTCGACATGTGGAAAGGCCGCGCGATCATGGAGCAGATTCGGCGGGATCATTTTTCAGGCGCGAAAGCGACGTCGATTCGGGATGCTTGGAAGAAGTTTTGCGACGATCCATTTTCGCGCCGCACGCATGCCGAAGAACCGAATGCGGGCGACGGGTCGATTCGCGAGGTGAGGATGGGACGGCGGACGTAG
- the tssI gene encoding type VI secretion system tip protein VgrG, translating into MLKYLVPAISAVGNGLSLALESGIPFDVRRFCIRERMSDFFTIELEAHCEDANVDLSDVVERRARFELHRGVESRGWSGIVSSARFEEAADDGLSTYSMTVVPSMWLMTQRKNRRVFQHVAEPDIVMRLLDEWQVPHEKRLSEAYASRNYRVQYDESDASFLRRMLEEAGISFFLVTESDKTRVVLSDAPERAEARMMRLPFRADTTMVSGEYVTRVRARAAVAPGRVAMRDRDDRLPAGYPLFAAADAKDADRRLEQFESVPGAFRFESSRAGGGTPVADDRGAVRSDEKMAKTLARKRLEALRHDACAVEFETNALDLAPGVVVHIDGHPRSECSNGLLIVETRIEGTFDSEWTHSCCARSIEAPYRPPLSTPKPVAKGIERATVVGPPGEEIHCDELGRVRVQFPWDRENAWDDESSCWVPVSQGAAGAGFGMLNIPRVGHEVLVEFIGGDPDLPVITGRVHTLTHQVPYALPANKTQSGWRTATTPAGHGYNELVFEDKRGAEFIRVHAERDMMTTVERDERVTVRRDRATNVVRDDEVRVGRHATRLVQQNSRESIGLHAQRSVGVNDISDVGGDQMLTICGKQTIAVGASSETVIGGSQSEEIASSKTVLVGDRHTIVCGGASIIMESSGKITLCGSDIQLLSSGPVSIAGTTVSIGGTSVSVNASGAIGVAGASVKLSGDPVDTN; encoded by the coding sequence ATGTTGAAGTATTTGGTGCCAGCCATTTCGGCGGTAGGCAATGGGCTATCTCTTGCGCTCGAATCGGGGATTCCATTCGATGTGCGACGATTTTGCATTCGCGAACGAATGTCGGATTTCTTTACCATCGAGCTCGAGGCTCATTGCGAAGACGCGAATGTCGATTTGAGCGACGTGGTCGAGCGGAGGGCGAGGTTCGAATTGCATCGCGGCGTGGAATCACGCGGTTGGTCGGGAATCGTGTCGAGTGCACGATTCGAAGAAGCGGCCGATGATGGCTTGTCCACCTATTCCATGACCGTCGTGCCGTCGATGTGGCTCATGACCCAACGGAAGAATCGGCGCGTCTTTCAGCACGTTGCGGAACCTGACATCGTTATGCGGCTCTTGGACGAATGGCAAGTGCCTCATGAAAAGCGGTTGTCGGAAGCGTATGCCTCGCGGAATTACCGAGTGCAATACGATGAATCAGATGCATCGTTCTTGCGACGCATGCTCGAAGAGGCTGGCATTTCGTTCTTTCTCGTGACGGAAAGCGATAAGACGCGCGTCGTGCTTTCGGACGCACCAGAGCGTGCCGAAGCGCGAATGATGCGTTTACCGTTTCGAGCCGACACGACGATGGTATCGGGCGAATACGTCACGCGCGTGCGCGCACGTGCCGCGGTTGCTCCTGGGCGCGTGGCCATGCGTGATCGTGATGATCGATTGCCTGCGGGGTATCCACTATTTGCTGCGGCCGATGCAAAGGATGCGGATCGCCGGTTGGAGCAATTTGAATCGGTGCCGGGTGCTTTTCGATTCGAGTCGTCGCGGGCTGGAGGCGGAACGCCGGTCGCGGATGATCGAGGTGCCGTACGAAGCGACGAAAAAATGGCGAAGACGCTTGCTCGCAAGCGGCTCGAAGCGTTGCGACACGATGCATGTGCGGTCGAATTCGAGACGAATGCGCTGGACTTGGCACCGGGCGTTGTCGTCCACATCGACGGTCATCCGCGTTCGGAATGTTCGAATGGCCTTCTCATCGTGGAAACGCGCATCGAGGGAACCTTCGACAGCGAATGGACGCATTCTTGTTGTGCGCGAAGCATCGAGGCTCCTTATCGACCGCCGCTGTCGACGCCGAAACCCGTTGCGAAAGGCATTGAACGCGCAACGGTGGTGGGGCCGCCTGGCGAGGAGATCCATTGCGATGAATTGGGTCGCGTGCGCGTGCAGTTTCCATGGGACCGCGAGAATGCTTGGGACGATGAAAGCTCGTGCTGGGTGCCGGTGAGCCAAGGCGCAGCCGGGGCGGGGTTTGGCATGTTGAACATTCCGCGCGTGGGGCACGAAGTGCTCGTGGAATTCATTGGGGGCGATCCGGACTTGCCGGTGATTACGGGACGCGTGCACACGCTGACGCATCAAGTACCCTATGCGCTTCCGGCGAACAAGACGCAAAGCGGATGGCGTACGGCAACGACGCCGGCTGGGCATGGATACAACGAATTGGTCTTCGAGGACAAACGCGGAGCGGAATTCATTCGCGTTCATGCCGAGCGAGACATGATGACCACCGTGGAGCGCGATGAGCGTGTGACCGTGCGGCGCGATCGCGCGACAAATGTGGTGCGCGACGACGAAGTCCGCGTGGGTCGGCATGCGACGAGGCTCGTGCAGCAAAATTCGCGAGAAAGCATTGGCTTGCATGCACAACGCAGCGTGGGCGTGAATGACATTTCGGATGTTGGCGGCGATCAAATGCTGACGATATGCGGAAAGCAAACGATTGCCGTAGGCGCATCCAGCGAAACCGTGATTGGCGGGTCGCAATCCGAAGAGATTGCGTCGAGCAAAACGGTGCTCGTTGGGGATAGGCACACGATCGTCTGCGGCGGAGCGAGCATCATCATGGAAAGCTCGGGCAAAATTACGTTATGCGGATCGGACATTCAGCTACTGTCTTCGGGTCCCGTGTCCATTGCGGGTACGACCGTATCCATCGGCGGCACTTCGGTGTCCGTCAATGCATCGGGCGCCATTGGCGTTGCGGGTGCATCGGTCAAGCTTTCGGGTGATCCCGTGGATACGAATTGA
- the cas2 gene encoding CRISPR-associated endonuclease Cas2: protein MSEAKGWYLVSYDIRDPKRWRKAYQVVRGYGTRVQLSVYRCWLSVRQLEQLRWEMERQLEVEDSLLFVPLCNSCIGRMVARNRPESWEEDDAPVRIV, encoded by the coding sequence ATGAGCGAAGCGAAGGGGTGGTATTTGGTGTCGTACGACATTCGGGATCCGAAGAGGTGGCGCAAGGCGTACCAGGTGGTGCGTGGGTATGGGACGCGGGTTCAATTGTCGGTGTATCGGTGTTGGTTGTCGGTGCGGCAATTGGAGCAACTGAGGTGGGAGATGGAGAGGCAGCTCGAAGTGGAGGACAGTTTGTTGTTCGTGCCGTTGTGCAATTCGTGCATTGGGCGGATGGTGGCGCGGAATCGGCCGGAGTCGTGGGAGGAGGATGACGCGCCGGTGCGGATCGTGTAG
- a CDS encoding DUF4150 domain-containing protein gives MKRELARACPEGIIMSIMPDVCLTPTATGAMVPVSYFIRARAELAIDTNPKHRVDGYPVITMKSRIPTCEGNEAGTGGGVISGVNKGWCRPLEHSTTQKSGGEWVVRVGDLWAMNCAGPDGMPNTHGRFYIIVRVSAPATTPISKTERTSVDAATGQIVLESMEVVRYPITGEVVEIRQRTTLDPNTGQAATESMTITTKPDGTKSYVHHEGAFDPEYNQYAWKTTERGEVDTLPPDEADESTELGEPAMDDAQPGGFFLQDESEVFRPLARPSDEISDTDPEVLADPEVQAALAEQAACEAEMADVNKELAWEAAKLTVDGVGIVDPTPVCDLVGAGMALVDRDWAGAGLSVAGAALPFAGDAIAKPLKASRAGVRMAKLWAKLEALTLRMSKLKDKVRKALDRVKDSIAKRRAGAGGAGGGGGGLPEPPKPSGPGDGSVVAKAVKKDYTVPSGKPGGKPRGEPEPVQGNAETRHKLARQHEAADTLAARGYDVEHNHDLRPGTSRKPDYRIEGRYFDCYTPTVSKTKPRPNNKSPHGTKAIGRARDEISEKVAKRQTDRVVVNLDDTDITPSEMQAILQRRPIDGLKEVITIKNGNIQHIFP, from the coding sequence ATGAAACGCGAATTGGCTCGCGCTTGTCCGGAAGGCATCATCATGTCGATCATGCCGGACGTTTGTCTCACGCCCACGGCGACTGGCGCGATGGTACCCGTTTCGTACTTCATTCGAGCGCGTGCGGAATTGGCCATTGACACGAATCCAAAACATCGCGTCGACGGGTATCCCGTCATCACCATGAAGAGCCGGATTCCGACATGCGAGGGCAATGAAGCGGGAACGGGGGGCGGCGTCATTTCGGGCGTCAACAAAGGATGGTGTCGACCGCTCGAGCATTCGACGACGCAAAAATCAGGCGGTGAATGGGTCGTGCGTGTCGGTGATCTGTGGGCCATGAATTGCGCCGGTCCGGACGGCATGCCCAATACGCATGGGCGGTTTTACATCATCGTGCGGGTCAGCGCCCCAGCGACGACGCCGATATCGAAAACCGAGCGAACATCGGTCGATGCTGCGACGGGGCAAATCGTGCTCGAATCGATGGAGGTCGTGCGTTATCCCATCACGGGCGAAGTCGTCGAAATACGACAACGCACGACGCTGGATCCGAACACGGGCCAAGCGGCGACCGAGAGCATGACCATTACGACGAAGCCCGATGGCACGAAGTCGTATGTGCATCACGAGGGCGCTTTCGATCCCGAGTACAACCAATACGCATGGAAAACGACGGAGCGGGGCGAGGTCGATACATTGCCGCCGGATGAAGCGGACGAATCGACGGAGCTTGGCGAGCCCGCCATGGATGATGCGCAGCCGGGAGGTTTTTTCCTGCAGGACGAATCCGAGGTGTTTCGACCATTGGCAAGACCGAGCGACGAGATATCGGATACCGATCCCGAGGTATTGGCCGATCCGGAAGTGCAGGCTGCGCTGGCCGAACAAGCGGCATGCGAAGCCGAAATGGCGGACGTCAACAAAGAGCTCGCATGGGAGGCTGCGAAACTGACGGTCGACGGCGTGGGCATTGTCGATCCGACGCCGGTGTGCGATTTGGTGGGCGCGGGAATGGCGCTCGTGGATCGGGATTGGGCGGGCGCTGGATTGAGCGTCGCGGGCGCAGCATTGCCATTTGCGGGTGACGCGATTGCAAAGCCGCTCAAGGCGTCACGTGCAGGCGTGCGGATGGCAAAGCTGTGGGCGAAGCTCGAAGCGCTGACGCTGCGCATGAGCAAGCTGAAGGACAAGGTGCGCAAGGCGCTCGACCGCGTCAAGGACAGCATTGCAAAGCGGCGAGCGGGCGCGGGAGGAGCGGGCGGTGGTGGAGGTGGTTTGCCCGAGCCGCCGAAGCCGAGCGGGCCGGGAGACGGGAGCGTCGTTGCGAAGGCGGTAAAAAAGGACTATACGGTGCCGTCAGGAAAACCGGGCGGGAAGCCGAGGGGGGAGCCGGAGCCAGTACAGGGCAATGCGGAAACGAGACACAAGCTTGCGCGGCAGCATGAAGCAGCAGATACGCTCGCTGCGCGTGGATATGACGTGGAACATAATCATGATTTGCGACCGGGAACGTCAAGAAAACCAGACTATAGGATTGAAGGTCGATACTTCGATTGCTATACGCCAACGGTCTCCAAGACGAAACCCAGACCCAACAACAAGTCACCCCATGGCACGAAGGCAATTGGTCGAGCGAGGGACGAGATTAGCGAGAAAGTGGCGAAGAGACAAACAGATCGAGTCGTCGTAAATCTGGATGATACCGACATTACGCCGAGTGAAATGCAAGCGATTCTCCAACGAAGACCGATTGATGGCCTAAAAGAAGTCATCACCATCAAGAACGGAAACATCCAGCACATCTTCCCGTAG
- a CDS encoding DUF2169 domain-containing protein: MAPPSLVTEGYLRGNEDVELVAMHPEHERFSFRLPNLLIAAAMTDHVGYRYGSPGRLDTIFIDMEAMRVSLVWRVVLPIYEDGVARVDVAMCGRLE; encoded by the coding sequence GTGGCGCCGCCGTCGCTCGTGACGGAAGGCTATCTGCGCGGCAATGAAGACGTCGAGCTGGTGGCGATGCATCCCGAGCATGAGCGTTTTTCATTTCGGCTGCCGAATCTACTGATCGCAGCAGCCATGACCGATCACGTCGGGTATCGCTATGGTTCGCCGGGGCGCCTCGACACAATATTCATCGACATGGAGGCCATGCGGGTATCGCTCGTATGGCGCGTCGTGCTGCCCATCTACGAAGACGGCGTCGCGCGAGTGGACGTTGCAATGTGCGGGAGGCTCGAATGA